In Paenibacillus guangzhouensis, a single window of DNA contains:
- a CDS encoding carbohydrate ABC transporter permease produces MIDVVVYVILLLLAVVTLYPFWNSLVISFNAGNDTAAGGVTIWPRAFTLENYKYVFKDARLINAFWITVARTVTGTFLSILFTSMFAYAMSKRGLIGKKFYMILCVITMYFSGGLIPSYLLIKDLHLMNTFWVLIIPGIISVWNMIIFRTFFLGLPDGLEESARIDGCNHIDTFFRIVLPVSGPVIATLSLFTAVGHWNAWFDASIYISNQKLLPLQVILNQTIQSILSFESSTVISATKQEFLQNAQSVTHKSIVMATTMVATIPIVMVYPFVQKYFVKGVLVGSLKE; encoded by the coding sequence ATGATCGATGTTGTGGTATATGTAATTTTATTGTTGCTCGCCGTTGTTACGTTGTATCCGTTCTGGAACTCCTTGGTTATTTCCTTTAATGCAGGTAATGATACAGCGGCTGGGGGCGTTACCATCTGGCCGAGAGCATTCACGCTGGAGAACTATAAATATGTTTTTAAGGATGCAAGGTTAATCAACGCATTTTGGATCACGGTGGCAAGAACCGTTACAGGAACCTTCCTGTCGATTTTGTTTACCTCCATGTTCGCGTATGCCATGTCTAAGCGCGGATTGATCGGCAAAAAGTTCTATATGATCCTCTGCGTTATCACAATGTATTTCAGCGGAGGTCTCATTCCGAGTTATCTGCTTATTAAGGACTTGCATTTGATGAACACTTTCTGGGTTCTCATTATCCCTGGGATCATCAGTGTCTGGAATATGATTATCTTCCGTACCTTTTTCTTGGGACTCCCTGACGGGCTTGAGGAATCGGCCCGAATCGATGGATGTAATCACATCGATACGTTTTTCCGAATTGTCTTGCCGGTATCGGGACCGGTTATCGCGACATTATCGTTGTTCACTGCCGTAGGCCACTGGAACGCTTGGTTTGACGCTTCGATTTATATTTCGAATCAGAAGCTGCTGCCATTACAGGTGATTCTGAACCAAACGATACAATCGATTTTATCATTTGAATCCTCAACGGTGATCAGTGCGACCAAGCAGGAATTCTTGCAGAACGCACAGAGCGTCACGCATAAATCGATCGTGATGGCAACGACGATGGTAGCAACCATACCGATTGTTATGGTGTATCCATTCGTGCAGAAGTATTTTGTCAAAGGGGTACTTGTCGGGTCATTGAAAGAATAG
- a CDS encoding ABC transporter permease, producing the protein MVIPAIIMIIIFSYIPMWGVLTAFQDYSPAKGFFGSEWVGFKHFRMFFNAPEFWQIMRNTIVISMLKLFIAFPAPIVFALMLNEVKNAFFKRFVQTVSYLPHFISWVIVSGFVISLLSVDNGSVNMLLQKLNIIDEPVHWLSIPEYFWSILITSGIWKEIGFGAIVYLAAITGIDPHMYEAASIDGAGRMRQLVSITIPSIAPVIIIFLILQVGQILNAGFEEILLLTNQGQNVVLRPVSETIDTYVYRVGIENYRFSYATAAGLFKGVISVGLLVIANWIARRLGNSSLW; encoded by the coding sequence ATGGTCATCCCTGCGATCATCATGATTATTATTTTCTCCTACATCCCGATGTGGGGTGTCCTTACCGCATTTCAGGACTACAGTCCGGCGAAAGGATTTTTTGGGAGCGAATGGGTCGGCTTCAAACATTTCAGGATGTTCTTTAACGCGCCAGAGTTCTGGCAGATCATGCGGAATACGATTGTGATTAGCATGTTGAAGCTGTTCATCGCATTCCCTGCGCCGATCGTTTTTGCGCTGATGCTGAATGAAGTGAAGAACGCATTTTTCAAGCGATTCGTACAGACGGTTAGTTACTTGCCGCATTTTATTTCGTGGGTCATCGTGTCCGGCTTCGTCATCTCCTTGTTGTCGGTTGACAACGGCAGTGTCAACATGCTGCTGCAGAAGCTGAACATCATCGACGAACCCGTCCATTGGCTCTCCATCCCTGAGTACTTCTGGAGTATTCTGATCACGTCGGGGATTTGGAAAGAAATCGGTTTCGGCGCCATCGTCTATTTGGCGGCCATTACGGGAATCGATCCCCATATGTACGAGGCGGCATCGATTGACGGCGCCGGCCGGATGCGGCAGCTGGTATCCATTACGATTCCGTCCATCGCACCTGTCATTATTATCTTTCTCATTTTGCAGGTTGGGCAAATTCTGAACGCGGGCTTTGAAGAAATATTGCTGCTTACCAATCAGGGGCAAAACGTCGTATTGCGACCGGTGTCAGAAACGATTGATACGTATGTCTATCGCGTCGGGATCGAGAATTATCGCTTCTCCTATGCGACGGCGGCTGGCTTGTTCAAAGGCGTAATCAGCGTCGGTCTGCTTGTCATCGCGAACTGGATTGCCAGAAGGTTAGGGAACTCAAGCTTATGGTAA